A stretch of the Glutamicibacter sp. JL.03c genome encodes the following:
- a CDS encoding ATP-dependent Clp protease ATP-binding subunit has protein sequence MFERFTDRARRVVVLAQEEARMLNHNYIGTEHLLLGLIHEGDGVAAKALESLNISLGAVREQVQEIIGKGQQAPSGHIPFTPRAKKVLELSLREALQLGHNYIGTEHILLGLIREGEGVAAQVLVKLGADLGRVRQQVIQLLSGYQGGKETASAGVSSGGQQEGAPAGSAVLDQFGRNLTAAAREGKLDPVIGREHEMERVMQVLSRRTKNNPVLIGEPGVGKTAVVEGLAQSIVRGDVPETIKDKQLYTLDLGSLVAGSRYRGDFEERLKKVLKEIRTRGDIILFIDEIHTLVGAGAAEGAIDAASILKPMLARGELQTIGATTLDEYRKNIEKDAALERRFQPIQVKEPTVELTTQILRGLRDRYEAHHRVTITDGALQAAATLAHRYISDRFLPDKAVDLIDEAGARLRIQRMTAPPALKEMDEEIATVRLEKEAAIDAQDFEGAASLRDKESKLIEARNDKEKAWRNGDMDEVSEVTEELIAEVLANSTGIPVVKLTEEESSRLLNMEEELHKRVIGQDSAIKAISQAIRRTRAGLKDPNRPGGSFIFAGPTGVGKTELAKALAEFLFGEEDALITLDMSEYSEKHTVSRLFGAPPGYVGYEEGGQLTEKVRRRPFSVVLFDEVEKAHADLFNSLLQILEDGRLTDSQGRVVDFKNTIIIMTTNLGTRDISKGVMTGFQSAADTKTGYERMQAKVQEELRQHFRPEFLNRVDDTVVFPQLNQEEIEEIVDLFVSRLAKRLKEREMTIELTQAARSLLAQRGYDPAMGARPLRRTIQRDIEDQLSERILFGQIVAGQKVTVDVEGEGADQKFVFHAEGGTGQLEGEPAPAALES, from the coding sequence ATGTTTGAGAGATTTACCGACCGTGCCCGTCGAGTTGTCGTGCTCGCCCAAGAAGAGGCGCGCATGCTCAACCACAATTACATCGGCACCGAGCACCTGCTGCTCGGCCTAATCCACGAAGGTGACGGTGTAGCCGCAAAAGCGCTCGAGTCGCTGAACATTTCGCTGGGAGCCGTGCGTGAGCAGGTTCAGGAGATTATCGGCAAGGGCCAGCAGGCGCCTTCCGGTCATATCCCGTTCACTCCTCGCGCCAAGAAAGTCTTGGAACTCTCGCTGCGCGAAGCGTTGCAGCTGGGACATAACTACATTGGGACCGAGCACATCCTGCTCGGCCTGATTCGCGAAGGCGAAGGAGTGGCCGCCCAGGTGCTCGTGAAGCTGGGCGCCGACCTCGGGCGCGTGCGCCAGCAGGTCATCCAGCTGCTCTCGGGATACCAGGGTGGCAAGGAGACCGCATCTGCTGGTGTCAGCTCGGGCGGCCAGCAGGAAGGCGCCCCGGCAGGTTCGGCAGTGCTAGACCAGTTCGGCCGCAACCTCACCGCCGCTGCCCGCGAAGGCAAGCTTGATCCGGTGATCGGCCGCGAGCACGAGATGGAACGCGTCATGCAGGTCCTCTCGCGCCGTACCAAGAACAACCCTGTTCTCATCGGTGAACCTGGTGTTGGCAAGACCGCCGTCGTAGAGGGCCTGGCCCAGTCGATCGTTCGCGGCGACGTGCCGGAAACCATCAAGGACAAGCAGCTCTACACCTTGGACCTCGGTTCCCTGGTGGCAGGTTCGCGTTACCGCGGTGATTTCGAGGAGCGCCTGAAGAAGGTCCTCAAGGAGATCCGCACCCGTGGCGACATCATCCTGTTTATCGACGAGATCCACACCCTGGTGGGTGCTGGCGCCGCCGAGGGTGCTATCGATGCTGCATCGATCCTCAAGCCCATGCTGGCTCGTGGCGAGCTGCAGACCATCGGTGCCACCACCTTGGACGAATACCGCAAGAACATCGAGAAGGATGCAGCGCTCGAGCGCCGCTTCCAGCCGATCCAGGTCAAGGAACCAACCGTTGAGCTGACCACGCAGATCCTGCGCGGCCTGCGTGACCGCTACGAAGCGCACCACCGCGTGACCATCACCGATGGTGCGTTGCAGGCCGCCGCAACGCTGGCCCACCGCTACATCTCCGATCGCTTCCTGCCGGATAAGGCTGTGGACTTGATCGATGAAGCCGGTGCCCGCCTGCGCATCCAGCGAATGACTGCGCCTCCAGCCCTGAAGGAAATGGACGAGGAGATCGCAACCGTGCGCCTGGAGAAGGAAGCAGCGATCGACGCCCAGGACTTCGAAGGTGCAGCTTCGCTGCGCGACAAGGAGTCCAAGCTCATCGAGGCGCGCAACGACAAGGAAAAGGCGTGGCGCAACGGTGACATGGATGAAGTTTCCGAGGTCACCGAAGAGCTGATCGCTGAAGTCCTGGCCAACTCCACCGGCATCCCGGTAGTGAAGCTGACCGAGGAAGAGTCCTCGCGCCTGCTGAACATGGAAGAGGAGCTGCACAAGCGCGTGATCGGCCAGGATTCGGCGATCAAGGCCATCTCCCAGGCGATCCGCCGCACCCGTGCAGGCCTGAAGGATCCAAACCGCCCAGGCGGCTCGTTCATCTTTGCCGGCCCAACCGGTGTGGGCAAGACCGAGCTGGCCAAGGCGCTGGCAGAGTTCCTCTTCGGCGAGGAAGACGCGCTGATCACCCTGGACATGTCCGAATACTCGGAGAAGCACACCGTGTCCCGCCTGTTCGGTGCCCCTCCAGGCTACGTCGGCTACGAAGAAGGCGGACAGCTGACCGAGAAGGTCCGCCGCCGTCCGTTCTCCGTCGTCCTCTTCGACGAGGTAGAGAAGGCCCACGCCGACCTGTTCAACTCGCTGCTGCAGATCCTGGAAGACGGCCGCTTGACCGACTCCCAGGGCCGTGTGGTGGACTTCAAGAACACCATCATCATCATGACCACCAACCTCGGTACCCGTGACATCTCCAAGGGTGTGATGACCGGCTTCCAGTCGGCCGCGGATACCAAGACCGGTTACGAGCGCATGCAGGCCAAGGTGCAGGAAGAGCTGCGTCAGCACTTCCGCCCGGAGTTCCTGAACCGTGTAGATGACACCGTGGTCTTCCCGCAGCTGAACCAGGAAGAGATCGAAGAAATCGTCGACCTGTTCGTCAGCCGCCTGGCCAAGCGCCTGAAGGAACGCGAGATGACCATCGAGCTGACCCAGGCTGCCCGCAGCCTGCTGGCACAGCGCGGCTACGACCCAGCCATGGGTGCTCGTCCGCTGCGTCGCACCATTCAGCGCGATATCGAAGATCAGCTTTCCGAGCGGATCCTCTTCGGCCAGATTGTCGCCGGACAGAAGGTCACCGTGGATGTCGAAGGCGAGGGTGCGGACCAGAAGTTCGTCTTCCACGCTGAAGGCGGCACCGGCCAGCTGGAAGGCGAGCCAGCACCGGCTGCGCTGGAGAGCTAA
- a CDS encoding histone-like nucleoid-structuring protein Lsr2 translates to MARQVQIALIDDIDGSEATESIAFSVAGQHFEIDLNDEHAAQFHAAIEPYVEAARSSKQTASSEAPAIRAWAKENNIKVNARGRLNAEVVDAYNAAMRKGGRNRTK, encoded by the coding sequence ATGGCACGTCAGGTTCAAATTGCACTAATTGATGATATTGACGGCAGCGAAGCTACTGAATCAATTGCTTTTAGTGTTGCTGGCCAGCACTTCGAGATTGATTTGAACGACGAGCATGCCGCGCAATTCCATGCGGCTATTGAACCGTATGTGGAAGCGGCGCGCTCGTCGAAGCAGACTGCATCCAGCGAAGCCCCTGCAATTCGCGCTTGGGCAAAAGAAAACAATATTAAGGTCAATGCCCGCGGGCGCCTTAATGCAGAAGTTGTAGATGCCTACAACGCTGCAATGCGCAAGGGCGGGCGCAACCGCACGAAGTAA